DNA from Frateuria edaphi:
CTGCTGCTTTGCCTTGCCGTCGCGCCGGTCGTTGCGCACGAGCACATGGCCATGTCCAAGGAGCCGCCGCTCGGCGCCAGCGCCGCATTCGACACGCAGGGCCGGCTATGGGTGGTCGATGCGGCCGACGGCCACGTGCGCCTGCGCCATTCGGACGACCTGGGCAAGACCTTCAGCGCGCCGATGCCGGTCAACGCGACGCCCGAGCCGATCTACGCCGAAGGCGAGAACCGGCCCAAGCTGGCGTTCGGCCCTGATGGCGAAATCTACGTGAGCTGGTCGCAGCCGCGCGCGAAACCGTGGACCGGCTTCGTGCGCTTCGCCCGCTCGCTGGATGGCGGCACGCATTTCTCCATCCCCATCACCGTGCACCGCGACCGCGCCGAGATCACCCATCGCTTCGATGCGCTGGCGGTCGACGGCAAGGGACGCGTCGTAATCGCCTGGATCGACAAGCGTGACCAGGCCGCGGCCGAGGCGGCGGGCAAGCCGTACCTGGGCGCCGCGGTGTACTACGCCTGGTCCGGCGACCGCGGTGCAAGCTTCGTACCCGAACGCAAGCTCGCCGCACACAGCTGCGAGTGCTGCCGCATCGCGCTTTCGAAGACACCGAACGGTGAAGTCGTCGCGTTCTTCCGCGCCATCTACGGCGACAACATCCGCGATCACGCCTATGCCACGCTGCGTACGGACGGCGGCCCAGCCCAAGCCGAACGCGCCACCTTCAGCGGCTGGCACATCGCCGGCTGCCCGCACCACGGCCCCGGCCTGGCGATCGGCAGCGACGGCACACGCCACGCGGTCTGGTACGAGGCCAGCGGCAAGCCGACGATCTGGTACGGCCAGTTGCAGCCGGGCCAGCGTGCGGCGCACGCGCAGGCGATCGCCGGCGCAGGCGCGAGCCATGCCGACGTCGCCGTGCACGACGCCTCCGTGTGGATCGCATGGAACCAGGTCGACGCACAGGGGGAAGCGCTGATGCTGCGACGCTCGGATGACGGCGGCCTGCACTTCGGCCCGCCGCACGCGCTGGCGAACAGCACCGCGGCAGTCGGCTCGCCACAGTTGCTGCAGCACGACGGCCGCGCCTACGTCGCCTGGAATACCGCAGCGGGCTTCCGCCTGCTGCCCGCGGGAGACACGCCGTGAAGCGTTGGCTCGCCATCCTGTTGCTGGCTCCCGCCCTCGCAACCGCCGGTTCGCTGAAGCCGCTGGCCGCCGCCGACGTCCCTGCCCTGCTCGCACCACCCGCGCACGGCGAACGCCTGATCGCGCTCTGGGCGCTGGATTGCGCGTATTGCGAACCGAACCTGCAGGCCCTCGCGCGATTGCAGCAGGCACATCCGGAGGCGATCGAGCTGGTCACCGTGGCCACCGACGACATGACGCACGAAGCGGCCATCGAAAAGCGCCTCGCCACCGCCGGCATGACCGCCTGGCCCGCTCGCGCCTACGCCGACGCCACGCCCGAGCGTCTGAACTATCTGCTTGATCCCGAATGGGGCGGCGAGACGCCGCGCGTGCTGGTCATCCGCGCCGATGGCTCACGCCACGGTTACAGCGGCGAGCTGACCACAAAACAGCTGCAAGCCCTCACCCTCGACCCATAGGGTGGCTTCAGCCCACCTTGCCCTCCGTCGTGGCTAGGTCGGAGGGCCGAAGCCCACGCTGGGAAAGCCGTGGCCAGACATGCAAAACGCCCCATTCGGGGCGTTTTGCATGTCTGGCGGAGAGAGAGGGAGATGATTCTCTCTCAACCCCACCAAGCCCTTGCGGCGCTTGGCCCGCCGGAAAGTTTGACCTCCGGTGTTGACCAAGTTCGGCGAACCGTATCAGGGAGCCTTGCTCTGCAGCAACCACTCGACCCTTGAAACGGCCGAGCCCGCCCAAACGTGAAAATTTGGTCCATGTGGACCGCTAGAGGCGACCAGCATGACTCAGCAGGAGAAGGAACTGGAACACGCCAAGGGCGATTGGTCCAAGCACGACAACAAGCGCTACATCGGCAAGATCGATCGTGTGAATGTATCGCTCAGTGAATCCTGGGAGGTCGAATACTTCATCGACCATTACATTCAGACCCGTGGGTTCCCCATCACTAACGGAAACCGGAACAAAGTCGTTGGCGCGTTGGAGAACTTCACCGGTCGCGCGCCTTACAAACGCGACGAATTGAATGCTTACCTGGACAAGCTTTGGGGTTTGTCGCCCAAGGTCTAAACCGGACCAGAGGGGCGCTGCTGCGTGGCGCGCCCTCTTTTTGCCCTGTCCAAATAGCAGTTACCACGAAAGCGGATCGGCGAAGGTGTCTGCGTGGCTTGGGGCGTGGGCTCGGTAACGTCGTTCCCATGCTTGCTTCAACAGGTCCACATCACGCAACCCAGTGGTTCGCACAAAATCGAGGTAAGGCTCAAGGCCGCGCGCCGAGCACTCATAGATGTCGCCGCGAAAGTTCATCGCAAACGCCCGGGACGAGAACCGCCAGCCTTCTTTGGGTGACCAACTATCCTCGCCGCTGCCCTCACAATCATCAGGGATCTCATTAGAGCTCTCGCTGTCCGACTGCTCCCATCTGGCTTGCGCCACCTCACACCACCGATCCCGCTGCTCTCGCTTGAAGCACTGGGGCTCAACGCGGGCAAGGCCAGCCAAGACACCGATGAGGTTGCTGTAAACAAACACTGCCGGGACTCGGTAGACCACGTCAGCCTTTCCGGCAGAGACGATGAACACCGTTCGCCACCGATCCCTGCCCAAGTCGTGATGCTGTCCGTCCACTTCGATGGCGACCCGCCGTCCCGGCCTGGTCAGTAGAAGATCGAGCCGGAACGGGCCCGCTTCCGTATCAACCCAGACTTGCGTAGTGAGTTGAACCCCCGGGGCCAATGAATCGCGCAAGCGCTCACCCAATGCTTCTTCAGGGTCGCTTTCATATGCCGTCTGGGTCCGAGCTAGCCGTGCGATAGCAGCGCTGATGTGTTCCATGGGATCAGCCTACTACCTACGTTCTCAGTCGACGAGACAATAAGTCTGTGGATAAAGCTTGTTTCCGTTTTAGAGCGACGAGTCCGTCATGGCGGGGCTTTGCCGGTGCGCAAGGTCTTTTCGACCTCTCGAGCCCAAGCGACCAGGTCCGTGCCACAAGCTTTGCACCAATCCCGGATCTGCAGCCCATCTAGCCTGACCGCACCTCGCTCGGCCGCGGTGACGTAGTTCTGCGACCTTCCCAATAGATCGCCCAGGTCTTTTTGCGTGAGCCCTGCCCGCGTTCTCACAGCACGCAGAGTCGCCAAGAACGCTTGGTTCTCCGGTCGATACAGGGACTTCTGTGCTCGTTCCGACAGCCGGTCGACAGCCATGTGCCCGCTCCCACGTTGGATCGGACACGCACGCTATGACTCAAAACTGTTTACACCGAGTTTGTGTTTTTGTTTAGTATCGATTCCGATTCGCGACGCTAGTCTCGAAATCGCCAAGGACGGTGCGGGTGGCCTTGGCATGGATCGCCACACACCCGCGGAACAGGGGTTTCGAGATGATCAAACATTGGATCCAGGGCACGGCCGCCGCGCTGCTAGCGCTATGCCTCACGCCGCTCCACGCCCAGGACAGCGGGCTCAAAGGCTTCCTCCACCGCGCCAGTTCGGCGATCACGCACACGGCCTCAAAGGTTCTGAGGGGCCCGGCAAACGGAGCAAGCGCCAACGCAGCCGGACCGGCGACAACCGACGGGGCCTACTACCGTCCCGTCAGCCCGTCCAAGTCCGGCGACATCGTCGGCATTTTCGCGCACCACAAGGTGGGCGACGCGTGGCCGCGGGTCGCGATCAAATTCACGGAAGCCGGAACGAACCTCGCGTGCTGGACCGCCACTGCCCGGGTGTGGCGCTCGGCCACTCGTCATCACGACGAAACCTTTCAGGTCTGTAACGCCCCCTTGGCGTTCACCGATGCGATGGGACAAACGCGCTACATGACGGCGCCGGAAGACAGCATCGGCAACGGCCAAGGCCGGCTCCAACTGCTCACGGCGCAGAACATCCAGGGGATCTCGCACGTCGACACCGCCGTTGGCGGCGTGCGCAACATGGGCCCAAACCCGCCCCACATGCTTTTCGATCTGGGGGACGCCACCGAGTCCGGGCCGTTCGCGCACCAGTATCACGAAATTCTCATTCGCCTCATGTGGATCACCAGCTGGATGAGCCACGCCGATCCGGTGTTGGACAACAACTCCGGCAAAACCCTTTGGATCGTCGGCGTCGATCCCGCCGGTAACCACAACCTGCGCCGCTGAGGGAGCCTCCAATGAGCGGACTGCTGACTTTCCTAGCGCTGCTGATTGCCGCGGGCGGCTTCGTTATTCACTATTTCGGCAGCAAGTCGAGCCGCGGACCCGTCTTTGAGGTCCGCGAAGCCGGCGGTTGGGCGACGCTCATCGCCACGCCCGCGGCGTTGCCCTTTCGCCTCACCGTTGTTTCGATGGGCTTGGCAATCATCCCCGCCTGGATCGTGGGCGGGATGATTTACGCACGCAACCCCGAAAGTTCGGCCGCGCCCATTGCTGGGTTCCTTACGTGGATTCTCGCGGGGGTGCTGATCCGCCAAATGTGGCAGGGTTACCACGACCACCGGCGAAAGGTCGTGCGCGAGCCGTTGAAGGTGTCCACCGAAGGCATCCGGGTTGGCACGACCTACATCCCCGCCGACCAGGTCCTTTCGCTGGTCCGCAGCAACGCGCAAGACGGCCGAACTGTCGTGATCGGCGGGAACGGCGTGGCGGCAGGGGTCGGTCACATGGCGGCCCAAACCCTTTCGTTGTTGGCGGGTGTGAGCTACACGGTTGAGGTGGATCACCTTGGCCAACGCACCGTGCTGGCGGGCGGACTGACCGACGCCCAAGCGAATGCCGTGGCTACCGAACTTGCGCGCCGGTTGGCGCGCTTCTAGCTGCTTTATTCATCGCCGGAGAACGCAAAGGCCGCCCTGTGAGGCGGCTTTTGTTTGTCCGTGGCGGGGACAGTGTCCGGAAAATTGGGCGGACAAAAACTGCTTGGCTGGTGGAGGTTTAGTTGAAAAAGGGCGGTGATGCATTTAGACCCTACCTATTCGCCTGGACCGCTTCGGGGAGCAAAAAACGAGCGATTTTCGGGCAGGCGCATGGGGAACCTCCGATCCACACCCGAACTTCTCACAAGCGACAGAACTGTCAACCGGCCGGGTGCGCACGGTCGGAACGCTAACCTTAGCGATCCGGCCCCGGCACCCGACGAGCGCGAAAAAATTCTTTGCACGCGCCAGCTCAAGCCCCACGTCGATTCGTCGGAAACTGCGTCACAACAAGCAAAAATCAGGGGTTGACAGCCCTCTGACCTCGGCTAGAACCACGCACCCAACTGCTGCGTTCTGCCGCCATGCTCTCCTCCTCCACCGCTTTGGAAGGCCCCACACACGAGCCGCATCTCTATGACCTAGTCGCCACCCGCGACGGGCTGCGCGTGTCACCCACATGCGTGGATGGGCATCTGCTGGTGATGGAGCTGCTGGATCGTCTCGGCCTGGCCGATCGGTTAAAAGCCGACGAAAGCGGTTCTGCAGGCGGCCAAGGTGCGCGCGGCGACTGGAATGGCGGCGCCTTGCCGATCCTCCTTACGCCGGCAGCGCCTCGGCAAGCGACACCGCCCGCTCAGCCACCGCGGCGCACCGTCGGTGCCACCGTCGCCCACCCGAGCGTGTCCCAGAAGCTCCACGAAGCCGATCAGGCCACCGCCAACGAAGAGCCGAAGCCGAATACTGTCCCTTTGCCAAAGGCGTCACTTGAGCCCAGCCCAGAGCCGGCTCCCTCCACAGCGTCCGCGCCCGCCAAACCGGGGGCTCCGCGACTGCTCAGCGAACTCACGGCCCTTCACCTGGCCAACCTGGCGCGCGGGCCGAAGAAGGCCACCTCCCCCGTCACGGATCGCCGCTACATCCTCAACCTCCTGCTCGACGTCCTGGGCGACAAACCGGTGGCCGAGATCACGGCCGCTGATGCCAACCGGTTTGCCGATGTCCTGGCGTCGTGGCCATGCCGGCTGACCCACCATCCGGAGTTGAAGGGGTTGCCGGCCGCACGCGTCGCTGCCATCACGAAAAAGAAGCGCCTGCCGGTCATCCAACGAGGCACCCAGGGCAAGCACATCATGGGCTTGAGCGCGTTCTTCAATTGGTGCGTGGACACCGGCGCCATCCCGGAGAACCCGTTCCACTACGTCCAGACGTCCCGCTACCGGGATCAGGTGCCCAAGAAAAAGGACATCTTCTCCGCGCAGGACCTTCAAACGATTTTCGCCCCGTCGCACCTCGGCCGTCATTCCGAGCCCCACAAGTATTGGGTGCCGTTGATCGCCCTGTT
Protein-coding regions in this window:
- a CDS encoding sialidase family protein is translated as MRRLLLLLLCLAVAPVVAHEHMAMSKEPPLGASAAFDTQGRLWVVDAADGHVRLRHSDDLGKTFSAPMPVNATPEPIYAEGENRPKLAFGPDGEIYVSWSQPRAKPWTGFVRFARSLDGGTHFSIPITVHRDRAEITHRFDALAVDGKGRVVIAWIDKRDQAAAEAAGKPYLGAAVYYAWSGDRGASFVPERKLAAHSCECCRIALSKTPNGEVVAFFRAIYGDNIRDHAYATLRTDGGPAQAERATFSGWHIAGCPHHGPGLAIGSDGTRHAVWYEASGKPTIWYGQLQPGQRAAHAQAIAGAGASHADVAVHDASVWIAWNQVDAQGEALMLRRSDDGGLHFGPPHALANSTAAVGSPQLLQHDGRAYVAWNTAAGFRLLPAGDTP
- a CDS encoding helix-turn-helix domain-containing protein, with amino-acid sequence MAVDRLSERAQKSLYRPENQAFLATLRAVRTRAGLTQKDLGDLLGRSQNYVTAAERGAVRLDGLQIRDWCKACGTDLVAWAREVEKTLRTGKAPP
- a CDS encoding endonuclease domain-containing protein, which gives rise to MEHISAAIARLARTQTAYESDPEEALGERLRDSLAPGVQLTTQVWVDTEAGPFRLDLLLTRPGRRVAIEVDGQHHDLGRDRWRTVFIVSAGKADVVYRVPAVFVYSNLIGVLAGLARVEPQCFKREQRDRWCEVAQARWEQSDSESSNEIPDDCEGSGEDSWSPKEGWRFSSRAFAMNFRGDIYECSARGLEPYLDFVRTTGLRDVDLLKQAWERRYRAHAPSHADTFADPLSW
- a CDS encoding site-specific integrase, encoding MLSSSTALEGPTHEPHLYDLVATRDGLRVSPTCVDGHLLVMELLDRLGLADRLKADESGSAGGQGARGDWNGGALPILLTPAAPRQATPPAQPPRRTVGATVAHPSVSQKLHEADQATANEEPKPNTVPLPKASLEPSPEPAPSTASAPAKPGAPRLLSELTALHLANLARGPKKATSPVTDRRYILNLLLDVLGDKPVAEITAADANRFADVLASWPCRLTHHPELKGLPAARVAAITKKKRLPVIQRGTQGKHIMGLSAFFNWCVDTGAIPENPFHYVQTSRYRDQVPKKKDIFSAQDLQTIFAPSHLGRHSEPHKYWVPLIALFTGMRVNEIAQLYVEDILTTTETDAEGQEHTILYFDITPFREGQSIKTCYSMRRIPIHARLLELGFERYVADVKASGAVHLFPGLVWEEGGPGRVVSRWFNDYHLRRTCGITSAKKSLHCFRHTLTTRCERAHVPKSVIQTINGHSDGQGVDARTYVARGSLLECKQALERLTYPPLDLVPYASERFAAYLAQTAAQESHATRLAAEGKPIARKRGRRPKLQTQDLRAGISCVGGT